A region from the Panicum hallii strain FIL2 chromosome 1, PHallii_v3.1, whole genome shotgun sequence genome encodes:
- the LOC112879075 gene encoding uncharacterized protein LOC112879075 isoform X1: MLRLQKHLLPLHRSTSPIHLSLQRALLSIAAAASSSPSHFAAEDYLVTTCGLTREEAAKATKCFSHWKSPANADAVLAFLTGPALGLSKADIALLVTKDPRILNSSVDNNLRARLDGFRSHGFSTAQIRSFVRASPCAFRTFNIDAKLGFWISFFGSPDKFLRITRRNFYLVYSDLDKVVKTNIRLLQERGLSVQDINSMCVTNPRLLTCYPDVTRAVLMRADELGVPRNSFMFRQAVKTAAGLGPETMASKLKMMSKTFGCSDAEVARMVQMNPLVLTSSMERLQRVYEFLTKVVGVDAKYIQGRPTILMYSLERRLAPRNYVMKMLQEKGLIRKDLSFYSMVTIGEKMFYSRYIHPYKDVLPGLASAYASACKGRIPT, from the coding sequence atGCTCCGCCTCCAAAAACATCTCCTCCCCCTCCACCGCTCCACCTCCCCCATACATCTCTCCCTCCAGCGCGCCCTCCTGTCCATCGCTgccgcggcctcctcctccccgagcCACTTCGCCGCGGAGGACTACCTCGTCACCACCTGCGGCCTCACCCGGGAGGAAGCCGCAAAGGCCACCAAATGCTTCTCCCACTGGAAATCCCCCGCCAACGCCGACGCCGTGCTCGCCTTCCTCACCGGCCCGGCGCTCGGCCTCTCCAAGGCTGACATCGCGCTCCTCGTGACCAAAGACCCGCGCATCCTCAACAGCAGCGTCGACAACAACCTGCGGGCCCGCTTGGACGGCTTCCGCAGCCACGGCTTCTCCACCGCGCAGATCCGCAGCTTCGTCCGTGCGTCCCCCTGCGCCTTCCGCACCTTCAACATCGACGCGAAGCTCGGCTTCTGGATATCTTTCTTTGGCTCGCCCGACAAGTTCCTCCGCATCACCAGGCGTAACTTCTACCTCGTCTACTCCGACCTCGACAAGGTGGTCAAGACCAACATCCGGCTGCTTCAGGAGCGCGGGTTATCTGTTCAGGACATTAACAGTATGTGCGTGACCAACCCGAGGCTGCTCACCTGCTACCCGGACGTCACCAGAGCCGTCCTCATGCGCGCCGACGAGCTCGGCGTGCCGCGCAACTCGTTTATGTTCAGGCAGGCGGTGAAGACCGCGGCGGGCCTCGGCCCGGAGACGATGGCCTCTAAGCTCAAGATGATGAGCAAGACATTCGGGTGCTCCGATGCTGAGGTTGCCAGAATGGTGCAAATGAACCCACTGGTGCTGACGTCCTCCATGGAGAGACTTCAGCGTGTGTACGAGTTCTTGACCAAGGTGGTTGGAGTTGATGCCAAGTACATCCAGGGCAGGCCCACGATCCTGATGTACAGCCTGGAGCGCCGGCTGGCACCCCGGAATTACGTGATGAAGATGCTCCAGGAGAAAGGATTGATCCGGAAAGATTTGAGCTTCTACTCGATGGTTACAATTGGCGAGAAGATGTTCTACTCGAGGTATATACATCCTTATAAGGATGTTCTTCCTGGCCTTGCCAGTGCATATGCATCGGCTTGCAAAGGGAGAATACCCACCTGA
- the LOC112894543 gene encoding uncharacterized protein LOC112894543, with translation MLLLPRHPVLSAPALPSSPSPSLAPSRFRPIPCTDSRTSASTTASADATSASTAASAGAFSVEDYLVTRCNLYPNVAARVAPELSAIKSPSKPDAVLAFLASALELSPPLIAVAVARDPTILTCSVPRTLAPRADELRALGFTTFQMGLLVARCGAAVFRSRELISRVQFWLPYLRGRVDKLVAALKVNPGLLSADLRTVRPTIALLQEEGTLTDDDVGWFAISYCSKLLIAGPDEVDAVLARADEFGVPRKMRAFKDAIIAAFSATPERLAWKAAFFRDELGWTEAQVKTAAAKMPTLLTVSAERLRRNWEFLTTEVGVDAERVANFPALLRYDLEGRLVPRFQVMRVLQARRLWRGRDFNNIAAVTEEEFVAKFIRPFLVKVPNLAKVYEAAVVRKEAQ, from the coding sequence ATGCTCCTCCTCCCGAGGCATCCAGTCCTCTCCGCCCCGGCGCTGCCATCCTCCCCGTCCCCCTCGCTTGCTCCATCCCGCTTCCGCCCCATCCCCTGCACCGACTCGCGCACCTCTGCTTCCACCACTGCATCAGCAGACGCGACCTCTGCTTCCACCGCCGCATCAGCTGGCGCCTTCTCTGTGGAGGACTACCTCGTGACCAGGTGTAATCTCTACCCTAACGTTGCCGCCCGCGTGGCGCCGGAGCTCTCCGCCATCAAGTCGCCCTCCAAGCCCGACGCCGtgctggccttcctcgcctccgcgctggagctctcccctccgctcatcgccgtcgccgtggcgcGCGACCCGACGATACTCACCTGCAGCGTGCCGAGGACGCTCGCGCCGCGCGCGGACGAGCTGCGCGCGCTCGGGTTCACCACGTTCCAGATGGGCCTCCTCGTCGCACGCTGCGGCGCGGCAGTGTTCCGCTCACGCGAGCTCATCTCGAGGGTCCAGTTCTGGCTCCCGTATCTCCGTGGCCGCGTCGACAAGCTCGTCGCCGCGCTCAAGGTCAACCCGGGCCTTCTCAGCGCGGACCTCCGGACGGTCAGGCCCACCATCGCGCTGCTCCAGGAGGAGGGCACCCTCACCGACGACGACGTCGGCTGGTTCGCCATATCCTACTGCTCCAAGCTGCTCATCGCGGGCCCGGACGAGGTCGACGCCGTCCTGGCCCGCGCCGACGAGTTCGGCGTGCCGCGCAAGATGCGGGCGTTCAAGGACGCGATCATCGCGGCGTTCAGCGCGACGCCGGAGCGGCTCGCCTGGAAAGCCGCATTCTTCAGGGACGAGCTCGGGTGGACGGAGGCGCAGgtgaagacggcggcggcgaagatgCCGACGCTGCTGACGGTCTCCGCGGAGCGGCTGCGGAGGAACTGGGAGTTCCTGACCACGGAGGTCGGCGTGGACGCGGAGCGTGTCGCCAACTTCCCCGCGCTGCTCAGGTACGACCTGGAGGGGCGGCTCGTGCCGCGGTTCCAGGTGATGAGGGTGCTGCAGGCTCGGCGGCTGTGGCGCGGCAGGGATTTCAACAACATCGCCGCCGTCACGGAGGAGGAATTCGTGGCCAAGTTCATCAGGCCGTTCCTGGTCAAAGTCCCAAACTTGGCCAAAGTTTACGAGGCCGCCGTTGTCAGGAAGGAAGCACAGTAG
- the LOC112898908 gene encoding uncharacterized protein LOC112898908 — protein MQLNRELDKTSKLVVGHLSRGAKSEQPSKFLNAFETKFHQIPIELVSSTKFRTHLAFLWARTARCTRARHGLQLAARASATVHRAADYTTQVKKPPPARWTGPCHASSPAMPLLFLPAAAPLAAVSLLPARCRLRLRLTLTRAAATSTPATPTPAPASTFAVEDYLVASCHLTPPQALKASKSLAHLKSASNADAVLAFLAGLGLSPKEVAAVVAYNPRVLCARIDRSLAPISAELRALGLSPSQIAHLAQIAGRYFLCRSFVSKVRFWLPLFGSPERLLQASDWNYWLLTSDLEKVVEPNVAYLKQCGLSAADIAKLLVAAPRLVTMHPEYVQDAVRRATQLGVAPGSQMFRHALSTAGCIGQEKVDAKVAVLKETLGWSQEEVNLAVSKAPRILVASEERLRRNAEFLLNEVGLPPEYIARRSVLLMYSLERRIVPRHLVLKALKEKGLVEQDRCFFNVVAPTEEKFLEKFVAPYEDSIPGLADAYESACAGKVPEAFQH, from the exons ATGCAGTTGAACAGGGAGCTGGATAAGACAAGCA AATTAGTTGTGGGTCATCTCAGCCGAGGAGCCAAATCTGAACAACCCAGCAAATTTCTCAATGCATTTGAAACCAAATTCCACCAAATTCCGATCGAGCTCGTCAGTTCCACCAAATTCCGAACGCATTTGGCCTTTCTTTGGGCGAGGACGGCCAGGTGcacccgcgcacggcacggcctgCAGCTTGCGGCCCGCGCCTCCGCCACCGTCCACCGAGCTGCGGATTACACAACCCAAGTCAAAAAGCCACCACCCGCTCGATGGACGGGACCCTGCCACGCCTCGTCCCCCGCCAtgcctctcctcttcctccccgccgccgcccccctcgCCGCCGTGTCCCTGCTCCCGGCCCgctgccgcctccgcctccgcctcacCCTCACCCGCGCGGCCGCCACGAGcacacccgccaccccgacccCCGCTCCCGCGAGCACCTTCGCCGTCGAGGACTACCTCGTCGCCAGCTGCCACCTCACACCGCCGCAGGCGCTCAAGGCGTCCAAGAGCCTCGCGCACCTCAAGTCCGCCTCCAACGCGGACGCCGTGCTCGCCTTCCTCGCGGGCCTCGGGCTCTCCCCGAAGGAggtcgccgccgtcgtggcCTACAACCCGCGCGTCCTCTGCGCGCGCATCGACCGGTCCCTGGCGCCCATCTCCGCGGAGCTCCGCGCGCTGGGGCTCTCCCCGTCCCAGATCGCGCACCTCGCGCAGATCGCCGGCCGCTACTTCCTCTGCCGCAGCTTCGTCTCCAAGGTGCGGTTCTGGCTCCCGCTCTTCGGCTCCCCGGAGCGGCTGCTCCAGGCCAGCGACTGGAACTACTGGCTCCTCACCTCCGACCTCGAGAAGGTGGTCGAGCCCAACGTCGCGTACCTCAAGCAGTGCGGGCTCAGCGCCGCCGACATCGCCAAGCTGCTCGTTGCCGCGCCACGGCTCGTCACCATGCACCCGGAGTACGTTCAGGACGCCGTGCGACGCGCCACGCAGCTCGGCGTGGCGCCCGGCTCCCAGATGTTCCGCCACGCGCTCTCTACCGCGGGATGCATCGGCCAGGAGAAGGTCGATGCCAAGGTCGCCGTCCTGAAAGAGACGCTCGGTTGGTCGCAGGAGGAGGTGAACCTCGCCGTCAGCAAGGCACCGCGGATCCTGGTCGCGTCCGAGGAGAGGCTGCGCCGGAACGCTGAGTTCCTGCTCAACGAGGTCGGGCTGCCGCCGGAGTACATCGCGCGCCGGTCAGTGCTCCTCATGTACAGCCTCGAGAGGCGGATAGTGCCCCGGCACCTCGTGCTGAAGGCTCTCAAGGAAAAGGGGCTGGTTGAACAAGATCGGTGCTTCTTCAATGTGGTCGCGCCGACCGAAGAGAAGTTCTTGGAGAAATTCGTTGCTCCCTATGaggattccatccccggccttgCTGATGCTTATGAGTCTGCCTGTGCGGGGAAGGTGCCAGAGGCATTTCAACATTGA
- the LOC112878285 gene encoding putative laccase-9, whose product MAVSRMPVLWLWLGAVLTLGVAVSLAEGSRSPRHYDFFIRTANYTRLCHRKSILTVNGRFPGPTIYARKGDVVTVDVHNQGDKNVTIHWHGVDQPRNPWSDGPEFITQCPIQPGASFTYRIVLSWEEGTLWWHAHSDFDRATVHGAIVIRPRRGTSYPFKKPHKEIPIFLGEWWKGNVRQLLADALQTGGEFQPSDANTINGQPGDLFPCSRDGTFTLPVEHGKTYMLRLINAALANEFFFGVAGHRLTVVGTDASYVKPFTVDHVFLAPGQTVTALLRADRASRGPRNTRYYMAARPLSTNPLVLFNNSTATAVLEYTDAAAPPSLATPDFPILPDINDCAAADAYTARLRSLASDAHPARVPRRVDEHMLVTIAMNEIACAPDENCQGPRGNRLAASLNNVSFEAPRHTGILGAYYHHRSAGVVRETDFPSNPPLPFNFTADDLPPELRLTARGTRVKVLEYGTVVEVVLQDTAILGAESHPIHLHGYSFYVVGTGSGNFDDGRDPAGYNLVDPPYQNTVAVPRGGWSAIRFRAENPGVWFMHCHFERHMVWGMDTVFIVKDGNGAEEKMMPPPLGMPRC is encoded by the exons ATGGCTGTCAGTAGGATGCCGGTGCTTTGGTTATGGCTAGGTGCAGTCTTGACGTTGGGTGTTGCGGTTAGCCTGGCTGAAGGCTCGAGGTCTCCTCGTCACTACGATTTCTTC ATAAGGACGGCTAACTACACCAGGCTCTGCCACCGGAAGAGCATCCTCACCGTGAACGGCAGATTCCCCGGGCCGACCATCTACGCGCGCAAGGGCGACGTCGTCACCGTCGACGTTCACAACCAGGGCGACAAGAACGTCACCATCCACTGGCACGGCGTGGACCAGCCGCGGAACCCGTGGTCCGATGGGCCGGAGTTCATCACGCAGTGCCCCATCCAGCCCGGCGCCAGCTTCACGTACCGGATCGTCCTCTCCTGGGAAGAAGGCACACTCTGGTGGCACGCGCACAGCGACTTCGACCGCGCCACCGTGCACGGCGCCATCGTCATCCGCCCCCGGCGCGGCACCAGCTACCCCTTCAAGAAGCCGCACAAGGAGATACCAATCTTCCTTG GTGAGTGGTGGAAGGGCAATGTCCGGCAGTTGCTCGCCGACGCTCTTCAGACCGGCGGCGAGTTCCAGCCGTCGGACGCAAACACCATCAACGGCCAGCCCGGTGACCTGTTTCCGTGCTCCAGGGACGGCACGTTCACGCTGCCCGTCGAGCACGGCAAGACCTACATGCTCCGTCTCATCAACGCGGCGCTGGCCAACGAGTTCTTCTTCGGCGTCGCCGGGCACCGCCTCACCGTGGTCGGGACCGACGCGTCATACGTGAAGCCGTTCACCGTCGATCACGTCTTCCTCGCGCCGGGACAGACCGTGACCGCGCTGCTCAGAGCCGACCGCGCGTCGCGCGGCCCGCGGAACACCCGGTACTACATGGCCGCACGGCCGTTGTCGACCAACCCGCTCGTTCTCTTCAACAACAGCACCGCCACAGCCGTGCTGGAGTACACCGACGCCGCTGCACCCCCCAGCTTGGCGACCCCCGACTTTCCGATTCTGCCGGACATCAACGACTGCGCCGCGGCGGACGCGTACACGGCGCGGCTCCGGTCACTCGCCAGCGACGCGCACCCGGCGCGCGTGCCCCGGCGCGTGGACGAGCACATGCTCGTCACCATCGCGATGAACGAGATCGCGTGCGCGCCCGACGAGAACTGCCAGGGGCCCCGCGGCAACCGCCTCGCGGCGAGCCTGAACAACGTGAGCTTCGAGGCCCCGCGGCACACGGGCATTCTCGGCGCGTACTACCACCACCGCTCGGCCGGCGTCGTGCGCGAGACAGACTTCCCAAGCAACCCGCCGCTGCCGTTTAACTTCACGGCCGACGACCTCCCGCCGGAGCTCAGGCTGAcggcgcgcggcacgagggTGAAGGTGCTGGAGTACGGCacggtggtggaggtggtgctcCAGGACACGGCGATCCTCGGCGCCGAGAGCCACCCCATCCACCTGCACGGGTACAGCTTCTACGTGGTGGGAACCGGGTCCGGCAACTTCGACGACGGCAGGGACCCCGCCGGCTACAACTTGGTCGACCCGCCATACCAGAACACGGTGGCGGTGCCCAGGGGCGGGTGGTCGGCGATCCGTTTCCGTGCCGAAAATCCTG GTGTGTGGTTCATGCATTGCCATTTCGAACGGCACATGGTATGGGGGATGGACACCGTGTTCATCGTGAAGGATGGGAATGGAGCGGAGGAGAAGATGATGCCGCCGCCGCTAGGGATGCCTAGGTGTTGA
- the LOC112879075 gene encoding uncharacterized protein LOC112879075 isoform X2, producing MLRLQKHLLPLHRSTSPIHLSLQRALLSIAAAASSSPSHFAAEDYLVTTCGLTREEAAKATKCFSHWKSPANADAVLAFLTGPALGLSKADIALLVTKDPRILNSSVDNNLRARLDGFRSHGFSTAQIRSFVRASPCAFRTFNIDAKLGFWISFFGSPDKFLRITRRNFYLVYSDLDKVVKTNIRLLQERGLSVQDINSMCVTNPRLLTCYPDVTRAVLMRADELGVPRNSFMFRQAVKTAAGLGPETMASKLKMMSKTFGCSDAEVARMVQMNPLVLTSSMERLQRVYEFLTKVVGVDAKYIQGRPTILMYSLERRLAPRNYVMKMLQEKGLIRKDLSFYSMVTIGEKMFYSRGLQGTT from the exons atGCTCCGCCTCCAAAAACATCTCCTCCCCCTCCACCGCTCCACCTCCCCCATACATCTCTCCCTCCAGCGCGCCCTCCTGTCCATCGCTgccgcggcctcctcctccccgagcCACTTCGCCGCGGAGGACTACCTCGTCACCACCTGCGGCCTCACCCGGGAGGAAGCCGCAAAGGCCACCAAATGCTTCTCCCACTGGAAATCCCCCGCCAACGCCGACGCCGTGCTCGCCTTCCTCACCGGCCCGGCGCTCGGCCTCTCCAAGGCTGACATCGCGCTCCTCGTGACCAAAGACCCGCGCATCCTCAACAGCAGCGTCGACAACAACCTGCGGGCCCGCTTGGACGGCTTCCGCAGCCACGGCTTCTCCACCGCGCAGATCCGCAGCTTCGTCCGTGCGTCCCCCTGCGCCTTCCGCACCTTCAACATCGACGCGAAGCTCGGCTTCTGGATATCTTTCTTTGGCTCGCCCGACAAGTTCCTCCGCATCACCAGGCGTAACTTCTACCTCGTCTACTCCGACCTCGACAAGGTGGTCAAGACCAACATCCGGCTGCTTCAGGAGCGCGGGTTATCTGTTCAGGACATTAACAGTATGTGCGTGACCAACCCGAGGCTGCTCACCTGCTACCCGGACGTCACCAGAGCCGTCCTCATGCGCGCCGACGAGCTCGGCGTGCCGCGCAACTCGTTTATGTTCAGGCAGGCGGTGAAGACCGCGGCGGGCCTCGGCCCGGAGACGATGGCCTCTAAGCTCAAGATGATGAGCAAGACATTCGGGTGCTCCGATGCTGAGGTTGCCAGAATGGTGCAAATGAACCCACTGGTGCTGACGTCCTCCATGGAGAGACTTCAGCGTGTGTACGAGTTCTTGACCAAGGTGGTTGGAGTTGATGCCAAGTACATCCAGGGCAGGCCCACGATCCTGATGTACAGCCTGGAGCGCCGGCTGGCACCCCGGAATTACGTGATGAAGATGCTCCAGGAGAAAGGATTGATCCGGAAAGATTTGAGCTTCTACTCGATGGTTACAATTGGCGAGAAGATGTTCTACTCGAG GGGTTTGCAGGGGACAACATAA